Proteins from a genomic interval of Desulfofustis limnaeus:
- the rpoB gene encoding DNA-directed RNA polymerase subunit beta has translation MERVRKQFASASRILEPPHLISMQRKSYEQFLQLEADPDNREDIGLQAILKEIFPINDFNGLCSLEFVRYKFGEPKYTVHECLQRGMTYEIPLKIVVRLITFDVDEQTGVQTIRDIKEQEVFFGSLPLMTADGVYVVNGTERVIVSQLQRSPGLFYTHDQGKSHASGKLLYSARIIPVRGSWIDLEFDIKDILHVRIDRRRKFPVTSLLKALGYSGQELLEMFYPVNTIKKEGDNYFIEFKEETAVGSRLEFDLIDPADGTIIGKKGRKVSKALCKRIEEAGIAFLRISAEELVGRVISHDITEPGSEQLLVTHNTEISETVLETLEGAGISEFRVLGIDGVKYSDSFRRTLALDKVNTTEEALIEIYRRLRPSSPPTREVAESFFNNLFFNPELYDLSEVGRYKINAKLGLEIDINQRALTKEDIVESIKYLVRLKDSQGSVDDIDHLGNRRVRTVGELVENQYRMGLVRMERAIKERMTLQDIETLMPHDLVNPKPISAAIKEFFGTSQLSQFMDQTNPLSEVTHKRRLSALGPGGLSRERAGFEVRDVHPTHYGRICPVETPEGPNIGLIVSLATYAQVNPYGFIETPYRKVKDRIVYNDDISYLSALQERNNFIAPAQVPLDEKNRIVPDTLIVREDGEVIIAEADKVTYMDIAPDQLVSVAASLIPFLENDDANRALMGSNMQRQAVPLMRTSAPLVGTGMERYVARDSGACLLAAGSGVVEEVDANRIVVCYDEPGVDGYETGVAVYRLEKYKKSNQNTCFNQKPLVRPGTRVDKGTVLADGPSCDHGELALGRNVMIAFMPWRGFNFEDSILVNERLLKEDAFTSLHIEVFETMARDTKLGKEEITRDIPNVSEETLRNLDESGIVRIGAEVKAGDTLVGKVTPKGETVLSPEEKLLRAIFGEKAQDVKDSSLRVPPGVEGVVIDAKVFSRKGVDKDERSLMIEDLEIERLNQDKLDELASLRRAVCREVGKVIDGRTVKEDVKTKSGKTLVKLGKKFEAEMAEEIGFQALRQLDFSERAKYIDHIEEIYGRYDRQARLISERYDGIIDRLKKGDDLPPGVVKMVKVYVATKRKLSVGDKMAGRHGNKGVVSCLLPEEDMPYFADGTTVDIVLNPLGVPSRMNVGQVLETHLGYAARRLGEQLEVFARRQAAGEIKKKLVRIYAPQEYAQIVDGRTDEEVIEWARAHARGLFMSTPVFDGAAETKIRNLLVEAGVDEVGQAQLYDGLTGEPFANQVTVGAMYMLKLHHLVDNKIHARSTGPYSLVTQQPLGGKAQFGGQRLGEMEVWAMEAYGAAYTLKEFLTAKSDDVEGRTQMYERIVKGDNFLTTGLPESFHVLVKELQGLCLNMELIEE, from the coding sequence ATGGAACGAGTTAGAAAGCAATTTGCCAGCGCCAGTCGCATCCTGGAGCCGCCGCACCTGATTTCCATGCAGCGTAAATCCTACGAGCAGTTTCTCCAGCTCGAAGCCGATCCTGACAACCGCGAGGATATCGGACTGCAGGCCATCCTGAAGGAAATATTTCCGATCAACGATTTCAACGGCCTTTGCTCTCTCGAATTTGTCCGCTACAAGTTTGGTGAACCAAAATACACGGTCCATGAATGTCTTCAACGGGGAATGACCTATGAGATTCCCCTGAAAATCGTTGTCCGGCTCATCACCTTTGACGTAGATGAGCAAACCGGCGTACAGACTATCCGCGACATCAAGGAACAGGAGGTCTTTTTCGGTTCGTTACCGCTGATGACTGCCGATGGCGTTTACGTCGTTAATGGTACCGAGCGGGTCATTGTCTCCCAGTTGCAGCGCTCTCCGGGTCTTTTCTATACCCATGACCAAGGCAAGAGCCACGCCAGCGGCAAGTTGCTTTACTCCGCCAGGATCATCCCGGTCCGTGGTTCGTGGATAGATCTCGAATTTGATATCAAAGATATCCTTCACGTTCGCATCGATCGACGACGCAAGTTCCCGGTTACCTCGTTGCTCAAGGCACTTGGGTATTCCGGGCAGGAATTGCTGGAGATGTTTTACCCCGTCAACACCATAAAAAAAGAAGGTGACAACTATTTTATCGAGTTCAAGGAAGAAACTGCCGTCGGCAGCCGACTCGAGTTTGATCTGATCGATCCTGCTGATGGTACGATTATCGGCAAGAAAGGCCGTAAGGTCTCCAAGGCGTTGTGCAAACGCATCGAGGAAGCGGGAATAGCTTTCTTACGTATCTCTGCCGAAGAACTGGTTGGACGGGTCATTTCCCACGACATCACGGAACCGGGCAGTGAGCAATTGCTCGTCACTCACAATACCGAAATCTCTGAAACGGTGCTGGAGACGCTCGAGGGAGCGGGGATCAGTGAATTTCGTGTGCTCGGTATCGACGGGGTGAAATACTCCGATTCTTTCCGAAGGACGCTTGCTCTCGATAAAGTGAACACCACTGAAGAGGCCTTGATCGAGATCTACCGGCGTTTGCGGCCTTCCAGCCCGCCAACCCGTGAGGTGGCTGAGAGCTTTTTCAATAATTTGTTTTTTAACCCCGAACTCTACGACCTCTCTGAAGTAGGTCGCTACAAAATTAATGCCAAGCTGGGGCTGGAGATCGATATTAACCAGCGGGCATTGACCAAGGAGGATATCGTCGAGTCGATCAAATACCTGGTGCGTCTGAAGGACAGTCAAGGATCGGTAGACGATATCGATCATCTGGGCAACCGCCGGGTGCGTACCGTCGGAGAATTGGTGGAAAATCAGTACCGCATGGGGCTCGTACGCATGGAACGAGCCATCAAGGAACGCATGACGCTCCAGGATATCGAGACGTTGATGCCCCATGATCTGGTCAACCCCAAACCGATCTCTGCAGCTATCAAAGAATTCTTCGGAACCAGCCAGCTCTCGCAGTTTATGGACCAAACCAATCCGCTTTCCGAGGTGACCCATAAGCGACGTTTGAGTGCCCTCGGACCGGGAGGCCTGTCTCGAGAGCGTGCCGGTTTCGAGGTACGTGACGTTCACCCCACTCACTATGGGCGGATCTGTCCGGTTGAAACCCCTGAAGGACCCAATATCGGTCTGATTGTCTCCTTGGCCACCTATGCCCAGGTCAATCCCTACGGATTCATCGAGACCCCCTATCGGAAAGTCAAGGACCGCATCGTCTACAACGACGACATCAGCTACCTCAGTGCGTTGCAGGAGCGGAATAATTTTATCGCCCCGGCCCAGGTTCCGCTTGATGAAAAGAATCGTATCGTCCCCGACACCTTGATCGTCAGGGAAGACGGTGAAGTCATTATCGCCGAGGCGGATAAGGTGACGTACATGGACATCGCGCCCGACCAGCTGGTCAGCGTGGCCGCATCGCTGATTCCTTTTCTGGAAAATGACGATGCCAACCGGGCACTGATGGGCTCCAACATGCAACGGCAGGCGGTGCCGTTAATGAGAACTTCGGCGCCGCTGGTGGGAACTGGCATGGAACGCTATGTCGCTCGCGACTCCGGAGCCTGCCTGCTGGCAGCCGGATCCGGAGTTGTTGAGGAGGTTGACGCTAACCGTATCGTTGTCTGCTACGACGAGCCCGGTGTCGACGGTTATGAAACCGGGGTAGCCGTTTATCGTCTAGAGAAATATAAGAAATCGAATCAGAACACCTGCTTTAACCAAAAACCGTTGGTCCGGCCTGGAACCAGGGTCGACAAAGGGACGGTGCTGGCCGACGGACCGTCTTGTGATCATGGTGAGTTGGCACTGGGACGAAATGTGATGATCGCTTTCATGCCCTGGCGCGGGTTCAATTTCGAGGACTCGATCCTGGTTAACGAACGGTTATTGAAAGAGGATGCGTTTACCTCGCTGCACATCGAGGTATTCGAAACCATGGCCCGGGATACCAAACTTGGTAAGGAAGAGATCACCCGGGATATTCCCAACGTCAGTGAGGAGACACTGCGCAACCTCGACGAGTCGGGCATCGTCCGGATCGGCGCCGAGGTGAAGGCCGGTGACACCCTGGTCGGCAAGGTAACCCCGAAGGGGGAAACGGTGTTGTCCCCCGAGGAAAAATTGCTGCGTGCCATATTCGGAGAGAAAGCCCAGGATGTCAAAGACTCCTCGCTGCGAGTACCACCGGGCGTTGAGGGTGTGGTCATCGATGCGAAAGTGTTTTCCCGTAAAGGAGTGGACAAGGACGAACGTTCATTGATGATCGAAGACCTAGAGATCGAACGGCTCAATCAGGATAAGCTTGATGAGTTGGCCAGTCTGCGCCGCGCCGTGTGTCGCGAGGTCGGCAAGGTCATCGATGGCCGAACGGTCAAGGAGGACGTCAAGACCAAGAGCGGCAAGACCCTGGTCAAACTGGGCAAGAAGTTTGAGGCGGAGATGGCTGAGGAGATCGGTTTCCAGGCCTTACGTCAGCTCGATTTCTCCGAACGCGCCAAGTATATCGATCATATCGAGGAGATCTACGGCCGCTATGATCGCCAGGCACGTTTGATCAGCGAACGGTATGACGGCATCATTGACCGCCTGAAAAAAGGCGACGATTTACCTCCCGGTGTGGTGAAGATGGTGAAAGTCTATGTCGCCACCAAGAGAAAACTATCGGTCGGCGACAAGATGGCCGGACGCCACGGCAACAAGGGCGTTGTGTCGTGTCTGCTCCCAGAGGAGGATATGCCCTACTTTGCCGACGGTACAACGGTCGATATCGTGCTCAACCCGCTTGGTGTTCCGTCCCGTATGAACGTAGGCCAGGTGCTCGAGACCCATCTCGGTTATGCCGCCCGTCGCCTTGGCGAGCAGCTCGAGGTCTTTGCCCGGCGGCAGGCTGCCGGTGAGATCAAGAAGAAGCTGGTCCGGATCTACGCGCCGCAGGAATATGCCCAGATCGTCGACGGACGCACCGACGAAGAGGTTATTGAATGGGCCCGGGCCCACGCTCGCGGTCTGTTCATGTCCACGCCGGTGTTTGACGGGGCGGCGGAGACGAAGATTCGCAACCTGCTGGTGGAGGCTGGTGTCGACGAGGTCGGTCAAGCACAGCTCTATGACGGGTTGACCGGTGAGCCGTTTGCTAACCAGGTAACGGTGGGTGCCATGTACATGTTGAAACTACACCACCTGGTAGATAACAAGATTCATGCCCGATCCACCGGGCCCTACTCCCTGGTCACCCAGCAACCACTCGGAGGCAAGGCACAGTTCGGTGGGCAGCGGCTCGGTGAGATGGAGGTCTGGGCGATGGAAGCCTATGGCGCCGCCTATACCCTGAAGGAATTTTTAACCGCCAAATCGGACGATGTGGAGGGTCGGACCCAGATGTATGAACGTATCGTCAAAGGAGACAACTTCCTGACCACCGGTCTGCCGGAATCGTTCCATGTTCTGGTTAAGGAACTACAGGGATTGTGCCTGAATATGGAGCTTATCGAAGAATGA
- the secE gene encoding preprotein translocase subunit SecE, whose protein sequence is MAAKAKDSKSTGEGKEPSPFSPAQIKKFVGEVQAEFTKIVWPDKKVTAGLTGMVILLALVVSAYLGTVDVVLGKLISTILR, encoded by the coding sequence ATGGCGGCGAAAGCGAAGGACAGCAAGAGTACGGGCGAAGGTAAAGAACCTTCTCCGTTCTCCCCCGCACAGATAAAAAAATTTGTCGGGGAGGTTCAGGCTGAATTCACCAAAATTGTCTGGCCCGACAAGAAAGTCACTGCCGGGCTTACCGGTATGGTAATTTTACTGGCCCTTGTCGTTTCTGCGTATCTCGGCACAGTGGATGTCGTATTGGGTAAATTAATTTCGACTATACTACGCTAA
- the rplA gene encoding 50S ribosomal protein L1: MPKRGKKYQDKVKNINRSTVYVIEDAIKQMIASTYAGFDETVDIAVKLGVDPRHADQMVRSSVVLPHGTGKVTRVLVFAKGPKEAEAREAGADYVGADDLVEKIQGGWLDFDKTVATPDMMGTVGKIGRILGPRNLMPNAKLGTVTFDVAAVVKDIKSGKVDFRVDKAGIVHAGIGKVSFGDQKIYENALAFIERLIQLKPSTSKGVYLRTISLSSTMGPGFKVDPLDIRTRVK; encoded by the coding sequence ATGCCGAAACGTGGAAAAAAGTACCAGGACAAAGTAAAAAATATTAATAGATCAACTGTTTATGTGATCGAAGATGCGATCAAACAGATGATCGCATCGACCTATGCTGGCTTCGACGAGACCGTTGATATTGCCGTAAAACTGGGCGTCGATCCTCGCCATGCCGACCAGATGGTACGGTCTTCCGTGGTCTTGCCCCATGGGACCGGTAAGGTTACCCGCGTTCTTGTTTTTGCCAAAGGACCGAAAGAGGCCGAGGCGCGTGAGGCCGGGGCTGACTATGTCGGCGCTGACGATTTGGTGGAAAAGATCCAAGGCGGCTGGCTTGATTTTGATAAGACGGTAGCTACGCCGGATATGATGGGAACGGTCGGAAAGATCGGCCGTATCCTTGGTCCGCGCAACCTGATGCCGAACGCCAAGTTGGGTACGGTCACTTTTGACGTGGCTGCAGTCGTTAAAGATATCAAATCCGGTAAGGTTGATTTCCGTGTCGATAAAGCTGGTATCGTACATGCCGGGATCGGCAAGGTATCATTCGGAGATCAAAAGATATACGAAAATGCTCTTGCCTTCATTGAACGGCTCATTCAACTGAAACCGTCCACGAGCAAGGGTGTGTATCTTCGTACAATCTCTTTGTCTTCCACGATGGGACCCGGATTCAAGGTAGATCCCCTGGATATCAGGACCAGGGTCAAATAG
- the rplL gene encoding 50S ribosomal protein L7/L12 — MAVTKDDVIEFIANMSVLELSELIKELEEKFGVSAAAPVAVAAAGPVAADAGAAAEEKTEFDVILASAGDQKIKVIKEVRAVTSLGLKEAKELVEGAPQPLKEGVSKDEAADIKAKIEAVGGTVEIK, encoded by the coding sequence ATGGCTGTTACTAAGGATGATGTAATTGAGTTTATTGCAAATATGAGCGTTCTCGAGCTTTCCGAACTGATCAAGGAACTCGAAGAGAAATTTGGAGTGTCTGCTGCCGCCCCGGTCGCCGTTGCTGCTGCCGGACCGGTTGCCGCAGATGCCGGTGCCGCTGCTGAAGAAAAAACCGAGTTTGATGTCATCCTGGCCAGTGCCGGCGATCAAAAGATCAAGGTCATCAAGGAAGTTCGCGCCGTAACCAGCCTTGGTCTGAAGGAGGCAAAAGAACTTGTTGAAGGTGCACCGCAGCCGCTGAAGGAAGGCGTCAGCAAGGATGAGGCCGCCGACATTAAAGCAAAAATCGAAGCAGTTGGCGGTACCGTAGAAATAAAGTAG
- the rplJ gene encoding 50S ribosomal protein L10: protein MNRDEKAAIIAELNESFNRAKFSVVADYRGLKVTHLEKIRRELRGCQSEIRIAKNTLLKRAVADTSCESLQDDFTGTTAIITAYDDPVAPAKILAKCAEDFDKFQLRSAVLEGEKITADKIVALSKLPSKEVLLGQLLSVMNGVPTALVRVLSGVPRTFLYGLQAIKEKKEQA, encoded by the coding sequence TTGAATCGTGATGAGAAAGCAGCAATAATCGCCGAATTGAATGAATCGTTCAATCGTGCGAAGTTTTCTGTCGTCGCGGACTATCGTGGTTTGAAGGTTACGCATCTGGAGAAGATTCGGCGTGAACTTCGAGGTTGCCAATCGGAGATCCGGATTGCCAAGAACACACTCCTGAAAAGAGCAGTTGCCGACACGTCCTGTGAATCCTTGCAAGATGATTTCACCGGAACTACAGCCATTATCACGGCCTATGACGATCCGGTCGCTCCGGCGAAGATCTTGGCCAAATGTGCTGAAGACTTTGATAAGTTTCAACTGCGCTCTGCTGTTTTGGAAGGAGAAAAGATCACCGCCGACAAAATTGTCGCGTTGTCCAAGCTGCCGTCCAAGGAAGTTTTGCTTGGACAGCTGCTGTCGGTGATGAACGGTGTTCCCACCGCTCTTGTCCGAGTACTATCCGGCGTACCGCGAACTTTTCTTTATGGTCTGCAGGCAATTAAAGAGAAAAAGGAACAGGCCTGA
- the rplK gene encoding 50S ribosomal protein L11, with translation MAKKITAYIKLQIPAGKANPSPPVGPALGQHGVNIMEFCKAFNAKTQSVGDTIIPVVITVYQDRSFSFITKTPPASVLLFKAASVAKGSGNPKTERVAEISRDKIREIAELKMPDLNAYDVESAMKIIEGSARSAGITVVD, from the coding sequence ATGGCCAAGAAAATTACGGCATATATAAAATTGCAGATTCCCGCCGGTAAAGCAAACCCATCTCCGCCGGTCGGGCCGGCCCTGGGCCAGCATGGTGTGAACATCATGGAATTCTGCAAAGCATTCAATGCCAAAACCCAGTCGGTGGGGGATACCATTATCCCCGTCGTTATCACCGTCTATCAAGATCGCTCGTTTAGTTTTATTACCAAGACTCCTCCCGCTTCGGTACTGCTGTTCAAAGCTGCAAGCGTTGCAAAGGGCTCAGGAAATCCGAAAACCGAGCGTGTCGCCGAAATCAGTAGGGACAAGATACGAGAGATCGCCGAGTTAAAGATGCCGGATCTCAACGCTTATGATGTTGAAAGTGCGATGAAAATTATCGAGGGATCGGCTCGTAGCGCGGGCATCACGGTTGTTGATTGA
- the nusG gene encoding transcription termination/antitermination protein NusG has product MARQWYILQVHSGYEEKVKATLQERITKEGLEDYFGEILIPTEQVVEMIKGSRKTSSRRFFPGYMLVSMELNDTTWHLIHQNMPRVVGFVGDDLNPAPLSDEDAGKIIGRIQDGSERPRPKVVFDIGETVRVIDGPFANFQGVVDEVFPEKGRVRVMVSIFGRETPVELEFVQVSNT; this is encoded by the coding sequence ATGGCTAGACAATGGTACATACTGCAGGTTCACTCAGGATATGAGGAAAAAGTAAAAGCGACGCTTCAAGAGAGAATCACCAAGGAAGGTTTGGAAGATTACTTCGGTGAAATCCTCATCCCCACCGAGCAGGTGGTGGAAATGATCAAGGGCTCGCGCAAGACTTCTTCCCGACGATTCTTTCCAGGGTATATGCTGGTCAGTATGGAGCTCAACGATACCACCTGGCATCTTATTCATCAGAATATGCCTCGAGTGGTTGGTTTTGTTGGTGATGATCTGAATCCGGCCCCATTATCCGATGAAGATGCCGGCAAGATTATCGGTAGAATTCAGGACGGTTCAGAGCGACCCCGGCCGAAAGTCGTTTTCGACATCGGCGAGACGGTACGGGTTATTGACGGTCCTTTCGCGAATTTTCAGGGAGTCGTGGACGAAGTCTTCCCGGAGAAAGGACGGGTCAGGGTCATGGTCTCTATTTTTGGCCGTGAGACTCCCGTCGAACTTGAGTTTGTTCAGGTTTCCAATACCTGA